The genomic segment AATACGCCTCGTTGCATTTGCTCTTGCGAAAAACAGCAAAACCTAACTGGCTTTTGTCTAGTTCAATTGCAGATTTTACAATTTCATTTCTCAGTCTCAGTTCAAAAACAAATTCATCCAGTGAATCGTAGTAATATTTTTTATCGCTTGATGAAAGCGTATTTATAATTTCTTTTTCCACATTGTTTGGCTTATATTTTTCTTCCAAAGCCTCTGTATCCAAAGGACTGTTTGATATTATAACCATCGAATACCTCCTAACCCGCTCTGGGCAAGATGTACTTGTTTACTCACAGGGTAGCTGCTCCATTTATTTTGTAAGCTCCGATTTTGTTTATGAACCTTATGCGCAAAATTGCATAAATTCACTTGTTCATCGTAATCCAATTGATGAAACTCATCCAAATGCTCCTGTTCGTTTTTGTTCAACGGGGCAAGCATTTGTCTGTTATGGGGTGCTATTTTTTTGCCCAAATATTTTGCACCCAAATCAACGCAACATATCTCGGGTTCGCTGGATTGCTGGAAGCTCTCACTTGTAAAGTATAAATAATCAAAATTGTCTTTTAGCCAACCCTGATAAGCTTGATTGCTGTAATTTTCTGTACTTGGATTGTTACTTTGGGGGTTGGGATAATGTAGAATTTTACGTGACAGCTCAGCATCTTTTTTATCACCAGAATCAAGATATTGTGAAATGAGTTTCAGGGAATTGGGGTCTCGGCTTTGGCAAAAACACCAAATCAACTCGTGGCAGTATGCGCCTTGTTTATTCCTTTTAAAAATCATATTTGCTATGAGCGGCAAAATGGTTTTATCCTTATACTGTACAACCAAAAGCGATGCAGCAGCATCTAAAATCTCATCAAAATCATCACTAAGTCCGTCGTCATCAGAACCGGAAGCAAGCATCCATTTTAGAACTGCTTGGTTTTGACTGCTGTTGGGGGGCGTTGGTATACCGGCATTCATCAAAACAAGCCTTTCATCTTTTAAAATTTTACCGCAAAGACTCAAAGCAGTTTTATTTCGTGTATTTAAGTGTGGAAAGAAGTCCAATGTTTTAATCTGTTGGATAAGTAAAAACAGCGAATAAAAATGCAATCGGCTGTCGTTAATCAATCTGCTTGCCTCTGATTTTTTTGTTTTTCCCATTTTATAAAAATATACCCTAAGTGCATCAACACCTTTGTTTTTTCTTATTGAGTCCAAAGGACTTAATAGATTGGTATTTGCAAATGATCGATTCATTTATTTCACCCTTTCTGTAATATAATCTTTTTGAAGTTGGCATTATTATATAATATTAAAAAATAAATTTTTGTTTCATAAAATACTCCTTCAAACAACACATCCCCCACTATTTATGGTATAGTAATGGGCTATTGCAAAAAACATCCGCTTAAATAAGGTTGATAAATGAAATCTAAATCTGATGCTGATGCATTTTAGTATAAGTACTTATTAAATTTAAGGCATAAAAAAACCTCCGGTGAACCGGAGGTTACTCAGAAAAGATCCAATTTGTTTTCTGCCAACCGCTGCACATACTGTTGCATTTGCTCTTTCGATTGGATTACATGAGTATGATTGATAACCTGTTGCTGCTGATCAGGTGAAAGCGTGGCAAAATAGTTCATTGCATCTAAATTTTTTGCGAGCGCCATTCCCAATCCCATTGGCATTTGAGAACCGTTAGCATAATTTTTCATCATAATCACCTCTGTATTAGCTTTACCAAAATGCAGAGCAGATAAACCTACGTTTATTGTATTTTGTTTTACCGGTTGCACTGAAATGCACAATCATATATAATTATTATTTGTACAATTTTTTTAAGGAGAGGTCTTCAAAATTATGAGCGAAATTAAAGAAGTATACAACAAAGAGATTTATGCCCCTTTTTTGGATTATTGCAATGAATTGAAATATAAAACAATGCAAGATTTACTTAAATGTCCGTTTCATTTGTTAAGCAAACGCCCGGATATTTCCTCGCTTTTATCAAGCAGAATCAAAACTGTATTTGAGACATACCGAAAGGCAAATCCGCGAGAGTTTATCGTTGCAAAAACAAATACAAAAAACACCTCGTCAATGTCTGATGTGGAACTCCAGATTGCATTGCAGCAGTATTTTAAAGAGAATGCAAACCATTTAATTGTTGCTGCTGAAGCTGTTAAAGCGGTAAATGGACGAGCCAAACGTGCAGACGTAGTACGCATTTTAGAACAGGCTTTTTGGTGCCAGACAGTTGATAAAGGCTCATTTTATTATAAAGGCTTATAATAAACACATTTGTTTGTTATTATTCTGCTGTTTTTAAAATTAAAATATTTCATGAATTATGAGGAAAGATATAAAGGATATTCGAAATATTGTAAGGAGGTTGTCATGAAAAAAGCACTATCTATTTTGTTTTTGCTACTCTTGTTTACTGGCTGCACAACAAGTAAAAACAGCAGTTCCGTCATAGAGATAGACTACAATAATAAAAAATTCAACCAACTAGTACAAACCCCGCCTGAACAGGCAGTTGCGTTGGTGGTCAACTTTGCAACGGATGAACAAATAAAAATTTTGCAGCCTCATGAGACTTTAAAATTACAGCAAACCGAAAACATCATTTTTGTAATACCCAAAGACAATCGCAGCGGTATTGCGATTTATTCGCAGGATATAGAGGCGGACGGAACTTTGTTTGATGTAGAAAAAGTATATGAGAACCCCAAACCTGCAAACGATTTTGCATTGGCAATGCAAGCACTGCGCCCCGAAGGTGCACCCGCTTACAGAATTGCAATCACGACTAAAGATGGTACGGAATACAGTTATGTAATCAGTTATAACGGAAAAGATGGTAATGAAAATCTCGAATACATCACAGAAAAAGCAAGTTAAAGTACTGGTTAAATTCAGCTCGTGTTTTAACAGTGTTGTATTCACTTACTAATATAAAAACGCCTCTTTAACACACTGAGCAGCGTGTTAAAGAGGCGTAATTTTTGCTATACTTTAGCATTGTATTATTATTGATACATCTTTAAAAAGTTTAAGACATTTATATTAGTCTTCGTCCGGCTCATCAGGCATCTCCCAATTATGGAACACTTGCTGAACATCGTCGTTATCCTCAAGGTGATCGAGCAACAGCGACATCTTGTTTTGCAAATCGGGATCATCAATGGTTGTATAAGTGGAGGGTACCATCACAGCGTCTGCAGAAAGCACCTTGTAGCCCTTTTCAATAAGCCCTTTGTTTACGATATGGAGATCATTGGGCTCGCAGGAGATTTCCACCGCATCTTCTTCAAAATGAAAATCGTTTGCGCCAACCTCCATGCAATCTTCCATAACTTTATCTTCGCTGAGTTTATTGTTCTCAACAACGACAATTCCCTTGCGTTCAAACATAAAAGATACACAACCGGTTTGTCCAAGATTACCGCCGAATTTATCAAAATAATGGCGCAAATCCCCTGCTGTACGGTTTTTATTATCTGTTAATGCTTCTACAATTACCGCTACACCGCAAGGTCCATATCCTTCGTAAACCATATCAACGTAATCGTTTTTATTGCCTTCGCTGGATGCTTTTTTAATCGCACGGTCAATGTTATCATTAGGGACATTGTTGGCTTTGGCTTTTGCAATCAAGTCATACAGTTTGCTGTTATTATTTGGATCGGCACCGCTTTCTTTGACTGCAACCGAAATTTCTCTGCCTATTTTGGTAAAGATCTTGGCTCGTGCACCATCAGTCTTTTCTTTTTTCCGCTTGATGGTACTCCACTTGGAATGTCCAGACATCTAAAATCGTCCTCTCATGTAAAGAATTCATACTTATTCATTCTATCACACCAAATTAGCTAGTTCAAGGGTTAAAAAAGGTACTTAAGAAAAAAATTGCCTGAATATCTTCTTATTTTTGAGCATTAGGCATTGTGCATTTCTGCTAAAAGTGATAGAATGTTATAGTAATTCCATACAAAAAACAGCTGTGCCAATTCACAGCTATAGGAGGTTAGAGCAATGAAACTTTTAGTGTTTGTATTAAACAAAATTGAAACACTGGAACCGCTGCTTGAACGTTTTTCGCATGACGGAATCAGCGGTGCAACCATATTGAACAGCAACGGGATGGCTCACACCCTTTCGGAGTACGGTGGGTCGTTTCTTGGTTCTTTGCGTGCAATTTTAAACCCAGAACGTGTAGAAAGCAGAACACTGTTTGCGGTACTGCCGGAAGATCAGGTAGAAATTGCAGTGAAAGCAATCGAGCTGGTTGTCGGTGATCTTTCTAAACCAGACACGGGTATCGTATTTACCGTACCTGTTGACTTTACAAAAGGAATTAAACTTAACTGAAAAGGCTGTAGGCAAATATGAAATTAGATGTATTCTTTTATCTCGCTGTTATTTTATTGACCGGCTTACTGTTTGGTAAACTTGCCAAACTGGTTAAACTGCCAAATGTAACCGGATATTTAATAGGGGGGTTGTTAATTGGTCCTTCCGTTTTGGGGTTGATCCCCGGCGAAACAGTATCGCAGTTGACTATGATATCGGACATGGCACTGGGTTTTATTGCCTTTTCGATAGGCAGTGAATTTAAAATCAGCTATTTTAAGCGTGTAGGATTTACCCCTATTGTTATTGCAATTTTGGAAGCTTTGTGTGCAGTATGGTTTGTTTTGGGCGGCCTTTTGCTGGCAGGCTTTAAATTGCCGTTTTCGTTAATACTTAGCGCAATAGCAGCCGCTACCGCACCTGCTGCAACCATTATGGTTATCAAGCAGTATAAGGCAAAAGGGCCTGTTACCGAAACCCTGCTAAGCGTTGTGGCACTTGACGATGCCGTGGCTTTGATTGCATTCGGTTTTGCTGTAACCATTGCAAAAAGTATTATTTCACCCAATGCCGGCTCTTTGGCTATGTCGATTTTAGACCCCATTTTTGAAGTGGTTATCACCCTAGTGGCAGGCAGTTTATTAGGACTTGCATTCGCGTTTTTGCTAAAATTTTTCAAAAGCCAAGCCAACCACTTAAACCTGAGTGCCGCTTTTGTATTTTTGACAATTACGTGTGCAAAAATGCTCAATGTATCCGCCTTGCTAACGTGTATGGCAATGGGCGCTGTTTTGGTTAATCTTTCAGACGCTTCTGAAGATGCAATGAAGATTACCGACATGGTTACTCCCCCATTGTTTATGATGTTCTTCGTGCTTTCGGGCGCAGGGCTGGACATCTCGATTTTGCCGTCAATCGGAGTTGTAGGTGTTATTTATATCATTCTGCGTGTTGCCGGTAAGATGTTTGGCGCATGGGCTGGTGGTGCCATTATGAAGGCACCTGCTACCGTTCGTAAATATCTTGGTCCTGCACTGATCCCTCAGGCAGGTGTTGCCATCGGTTTGACGTTTGTGGCACAAACTGTAGTACCGGAATATGCAGATACAATACGCGCTGTTGTACTTTGCGGTACACTTATTTATGAAATAGTAGGGCCGGCTATTGTAAAAATCAGCCTTACTAAAGCCGGAGAAATTGCAGACAAATAAAAATCTTA from the Hydrogenoanaerobacterium saccharovorans genome contains:
- a CDS encoding YebC/PmpR family DNA-binding transcriptional regulator → MSGHSKWSTIKRKKEKTDGARAKIFTKIGREISVAVKESGADPNNNSKLYDLIAKAKANNVPNDNIDRAIKKASSEGNKNDYVDMVYEGYGPCGVAVIVEALTDNKNRTAGDLRHYFDKFGGNLGQTGCVSFMFERKGIVVVENNKLSEDKVMEDCMEVGANDFHFEEDAVEISCEPNDLHIVNKGLIEKGYKVLSADAVMVPSTYTTIDDPDLQNKMSLLLDHLEDNDDVQQVFHNWEMPDEPDED
- a CDS encoding cation:proton antiporter is translated as MKLDVFFYLAVILLTGLLFGKLAKLVKLPNVTGYLIGGLLIGPSVLGLIPGETVSQLTMISDMALGFIAFSIGSEFKISYFKRVGFTPIVIAILEALCAVWFVLGGLLLAGFKLPFSLILSAIAAATAPAATIMVIKQYKAKGPVTETLLSVVALDDAVALIAFGFAVTIAKSIISPNAGSLAMSILDPIFEVVITLVAGSLLGLAFAFLLKFFKSQANHLNLSAAFVFLTITCAKMLNVSALLTCMAMGAVLVNLSDASEDAMKITDMVTPPLFMMFFVLSGAGLDISILPSIGVVGVIYIILRVAGKMFGAWAGGAIMKAPATVRKYLGPALIPQAGVAIGLTFVAQTVVPEYADTIRAVVLCGTLIYEIVGPAIVKISLTKAGEIADK